In uncultured Desulfuromonas sp., the genomic stretch AAGTTCACTTGACGTCGGTCAGAAAGCAGGCACTGATCTGGATTGTCGCATTTGTAGGCGTGTTCCTTCCCCAAATGATGGTGATCTGTAAACGTGCTGCCGGAAAAGACATGTGAATATGTGTTGTAATACCTGTTTTAACCGGATTCATCAGGAAAAGATGCCACCCGCCATGCCAAATTATCTATGTCGAATCGGGACCAGTGATGGCCGGATCGTTGACAAGCACTATGAGTCGGACTCTCGAGAACAACTGCGTTCCAGTCTTGAAGGGCAGGGGTTCCATGTGTTTCGTATCCGCCGCTACAGTTTGGGTTTTTTCAACGCTTTTAAGCCAACCCGAAGGCGTTTGAGTGGTGCCCGTTTGCTTGCTTTCAATCAGGAACTGTTGGTACTGCTACGTTCCGGTGTGCCGGTGATGCAGATTTTCGATACCCAGGTAGAGCAGCTTGAGGCTGGCGCTCTGCGCGAGGTGATTAGTGAGGTGCGTGAGGAGGTCCGTAGTGGAAGCTCATTATCCGAAGCGTTTGCCAAGTTTCCACATTTTTTCCCACCGTTATACATTGCAGCTTTACGGGCAGGCGAGAAGACCGGCAATGTCCCGGAAACCCTGAGCCGTTTTCTGACGTATCAGAAACGCGTCGAACGCATTCGCGACAAAGTGCGTGGTGCGACTTTTTATCCTCTGCTTCTGACGTGTGCAGCAGTATTTGTGGTCATTTTCCTGATCCTTTTTGTGGTGCCGCGCTTTTCCGAGATTTATGCCGATGCCAATGTCTCTTTGCCGTTGATGACCCGCCTGCTTATGACACTTTCCCGCAACGCCATCCAATTCTGGTATCTGTTGCCGTTTGCGGTTTTAGTGCTGGTCGGTATAGCTCGCTTGGTCAACAACGCTCCAAGCGGCCGTCTGTGGCTTGATCGAGTACGCTTGCAACTTCCTTTTATCGGTGGCCTGACCATCGACTATGCCTTGTCTAGCTTTGGCCGTACGTTGGGCACCACGCTGGTCAGTGGAACGCCGTTGGTCGAGGCCATGCGTATGTCGCGAGGAACACTCAATAATTGTGCTCTGGGGCAGGAGATGATGGCTTCCATCCGATGTATAGAAGAGGGGGTGACAATGTCGGAGGCTTTAGGACGAAGTGGGTTCTTTCCGCCGATGGCTCTGCGCATGATCCGTGTCGGCGAAACCAGTGGCTCATTAACGGAGATGCTCGCTGATCTGGCCGATTATTACGAGAGCCGTGTTGAAGAACGCCTAGACCGTTTGACAACGATGATCGAACCGGTGCTGATGATGGTCATGGGACTGCTTATCGCGTTTATTATTGTTGCCATGTATGTGCCGATTTTTCAGCTGGCCGGAACCGTAGGGTAAATCATGAGTAGCGTAACGTCATCTTTGCAACGTAAGCGGATCGGGCGCCTCCTTGTTGAAATGGGCGCGATAGCTCCAGCCCAGATCGCATTACTTGTCGACAAGCAACAACAGAGCGGCAGACGTTTTGGTGAAACCGGTGTTGAAGCCGGGCTGTTCAGTGATCGCGATCTGGCGCAGGCATTGGCTCAGCAGTTTGGCTATCCATTTATTGACTTGGATGATGTCGTGCTTGATGCCGAGCTTGTCGCGCAACTGCCAAGCGGCATGGCCCTGAAGTACAGCCTCGTGCCTTTGGAAAAACACAACCAAATTCTGGTGGTTGCCATTGAGGATCCGACCCGAGTGGTGGATCTCGATCAGTTGGAACTGCAACTCGGCCTGACCTTGCAGCCGAAGATTGCCGCCAAAGACCAGATCGAACGCTTGATTGAGCGTGGCGCAGGGTCGCAAGGGGTTCTGCGAGAAGCTTCAGAAGATTTTAAGCTGCAGTTGGTCAAAGAAACGGAAAGTGGAGATGAGGTCCTCTCCATTGACAAGTTGACTGCCGATACCAGTCCGATTATCCGTCTGGTTGATTCTACCTTGTTTGACGCTTTGAGGAAACGGGCCAGCGATATTCACATCGAAGCCACCGATGACGGAGTCATGATCAAGTATCGGGTCGACGGCGTTTTGTTTCAGGCGACGGAAACAATTGATGCCCGTTTTCAACGTCCGATTATCTCCCGCATCAAGGTAATGAGTGAACTGGATATTTCAGAGCAACGCATCCCTCAGGACGGACGTTTTAAAGTACGGCTGGGAGGGAAATCCATCGATTTTCGGGTGTCGATCATGCCGACCAGTTATGGCGAAGATGCGGTGATCCGTATCCTGGACAAAGAATCGATCGCCGTGGATATGCAAGGCCTAACCTTTAAGTCGCTCGGCTTTGCAGAGCGCGAAAGGCAGCGCATGTCAAAGAGGATTCGGGAACCCTATGGCATGGTGCTGGTCACCGGCCCGACCGGGAGCGGCAAGACCACCACGTTATATGCGGCCCTGAGTGAAATCAGCTCTGTCGAAGAAAAGATTGTGACCATCGAAGATCCTGTTGAGTACCAGGTCAAGGGGATTGTACAGATTCCGGTCAATGAGAAAAAAGGACTCACTTTTGCCCGGGGGCTCCGCTCCGTGTTACGTCACGATCCGGACAAGATCATGGTAGGGGAAATTCGCGATCCGGAAACCGCCCAGATTGCTGTGCAGTCGGCTTTGACCGGCCATCTGGTGTTTACCACCGTCCATGCCAACAATGTCTTTGACGTACTTGGCCGTTTTTTGCACATGGGCATTGATCCCTACCATTTTGTTTCCTGCCTCAACTGTGTCCTTGCCCAACGTTTGGTGCGCAAACTCTGTGTTCATTGCAAACGACCGGTGATACACGATCCGTCCCTGTTGCAATCCTACGGACTGAGTGCCCAGGAGAGTGCCGACTTTTACGAAGCAGCCGGCTGCAAGGAGTGCAATGGGTTGGGTTATAGCGGACGTAGCGCCATTGTTGAGTTATTGGAGTTGAATGACACCATGCGGGAAATGATCGCTGAAAAAAGACCGGTTGCCGAACTCAAACGCAAAGCGAGTGACAGCGGAACCATCTTTTTGCGCCAAGCGGCGTTGGAAAAAGTTCTAAGCGGTGAGACCACATTCCGTGAGATCGACCGTGTCACATTTGCCGAGGATTAGTGGATGAGACCTCGTACCAGCATCGGTTTGGAAATTCGTTCAGGTCAGCTCAATGCTGTGGCTCTGCAGCAACGTGGACGTCGCTTTGTTGTGACGTCAACCCAAAGCATAGACCTGGATGAAAAAGTGCTGGATGTTCGTTTTCAACACGCCAATGTTTGCCAGTCTGAAGCGTTTATTGCCGCCGTTCAAGCGGTTATGGATCCTTTGGCGGTGCGTGACAGACGTATTGCCGTTGCCTTACCGGATGAAGCCGGGCGGTTGTTCCTGCTTGGTCTGGATTCGCCGTTTAAAACAGACGCGGAAGGCGCGCAACTCATCCGCTGGCGTTTGAAAGAGTGGCTTCCAGAGTCGCTCAGTCACAGAATGGCGCTCGATTATCAGATTCTGCAAAGGCAGGAAGGTGGAGAAAAGCGTGTGTTGGCCGCCTGTTTACACGAAAAGGTGCGGGCACAATATGAAGCTCTTCTAGACAAGGCCGGGTTCGCAGCGCAAGTCATCGATTTTCATGCTTTATCATTATATAACGCCTATCGTAGCCGAATTGATTTGGGACGTGATTTTTTTCTGATCGGCATCGACGGTAACGCTTTCAGCTTGCAGGTGTTTATCGATGAGATTCTGGCGTTTAACCGTCAGCGTCAGGTGTTGGCACAACCTCAGGCCATTTTTCAGGAAATCAATCGATCACTAGCGGCGGTGCCCTGTGACGAAATCATGTTGAAACGATTAACGGTCTATCTGCACAGTGACTGGACTGAAACCGTAGCTTTGCTGGACGCGGTGAGCGGTGCCTTTGAACAGCCGGTTGTGTTGCTTCAAGCACCTTTTTCTGCTGAAACAACTGCCCCAGGTGTCCTTGCGGATCAACAAACAGCACCCCGGTTCACAGTGGCATTTGGCGTGGCACAGCGCCTGCTCAAGAGGGTAATACGATGGGGTTGACCATTAATCTGGCCAGTCGAAAACATCTCAATCAGCGTCTCGCCTCGCTGTTGTTTGGGACGGGGCTGGTGGTTTTGTCGGCGGTGCTGGTGTTGCAGCTTTGGCATGGTTTTCATAGTTTTACTCTGGAGCAGCAGTATCGCCGTGAAGTCGTCGCTCTTAAACAACAATTGCGTCAGTCCACACCGAAACCGATCAGTGCAAAAAAAATGAAGGCGTTGCAACACCGTTATCACCAAGCTCTTGATCTGTGGCAGAGAGACGCTTTTCACTGGAGTGCTTTGCTGACACGGGTGGAAACATTGCTCCCCGAAGGCGTCCGGTTATCAAGTCTGCAACCGGATTATGCCAAAAATACGCTGCAATTGACGGGAGAGGCTCGCGGCCTGGAACAGCTGCAAGCTCTTCTTGATCAGTTGCACCAGGCGGATTTTACGCATGTCTTTCTCAACAGTCAGCAGGTCGTTACCATTGCTGACGGACAGGGCGGTGAACATATGGCGTTGCAATTTTCTCTGAGGCTGCAAGGGGTGTTCTGATGACGAACGTTTACGCCATTTTGACTGCTTTATGGCAGGGGTATCGAATCAGGACCGTCCTTGTTCTGATATTGCTTATTGCGGTTTTTGTTACAGCCTCGTTGCAGAACTTTCGCTTTGCTCCAGAATTGCAAGACCTGCGTGACCAAAAACTCTCTCTGCAGCAGCAGGTTCGCCAACGTGACATGGCGCCTGCAGTGACAACAGATTTGACGGCGAAGCGGTTACGTCACCAGATGGAGAGGTTCTATGAGCACATTCCTGAGCGCCGTGATTTTTCAGTGTTTTTAGGTGAACTGTATTCCTGGGCCGATGATGCCGGGCTGGTGATTGACCGGATCACGTTTAATCCGCAGATTGATCCAGCCAATAAACTGTTGTGCTATGCCTTACGGTTTCATGTCATGGGCGACTATGGGCGTATCCGCAGGTTTGTCTATCTCTTGGAGTATGCACCACGTCTGTTAATTATTGAAAAAATTTCTTTGGTTGAAGGGCGAAACGATTCTGCGAATGATGCCAGCGTCGGGTTGCAGATTGATTTGATCACCTATTTTCGGGAGCCGGGCCAATGAACCGGTTGAGATTTTTGGTGGTGTTGAGCGGATTGTTATGCATAGCCCTGATCTATGCTTGGTATGCAACACCTCGTCAGCCGCGTCTTCGAACCACGCCGGAGGTTGTCGATGAAAAAACGGCTGTTCTGTCGTCTCCGCTAAAGGCTAATGATTTTGTTGCGCCTTCACCGGACATGTATCGGGAGCCTCAAAGGAACCTGTTTGGAGCGCTCTATCCCGAGGTGAAAAAAATAAAAAGGATCAGGACTGGTCCTGTTGTCACGGCACGGCCAAAACCGCTTGAACCACCCGATACTCGTCTTAAAATGGTTGATCCTCCTCGTGCTGCTGCATCGATCCAACCCCTAAACGTGCTGGGCCATCTGGTGAAAGGAGGCAAGCGAACCGTCTTTTTGAGCTCATCGACAGGGAGAATTTATCTGCTGCAGCAGGGAGATCCTTTCGCCCGAGACCTGATCGTTCGCAACATCACCGATAAAAATGTGACCATCGGTCGTAAGGACTCGCCTCAACAGGTGGTGTTGGCTTTGGGCGACAAGCGATCACAACGGTGGCCTTCCCTTCGCGTTCTATCTGAGTCCCGGCGTGAGACGTCGCGGGCGAAACTGGTTGAACAACATGGAGATGACGCGCCGGTAAAAAAGAAAAGGGCTCCAGCCCGGGAGTCCGTTCACATGCCTAATGATGAGGAGTCGTAACCTTATCGGTTGATCAATGGAAAGATGATGAAAATTCTACTGAAAAAAAGTTTGGCCGTTCGGTTGTTGTGTGTACTGCTTGTGGTGATGCTGAACGGATGTCTTGGCGGGCAGGCCGCGTTTCGGCAGGGGCAGCATGCCCTGCGTCAGGATAACTATGATCAGGCGGTGATGGATTTTCTTCAGGCGGTGGATGATAACCCGGACAGCCGTCAGTACCAGCTTATGCTTGTTGATGCTCGCAATAAAGCGGCCGTGCATCACACACGCAACGGTGACGAACTGTTTGCCGCCCGGCGTTATCACGACGCCTTACAGGAGTATCAGTTGGCCGTTGAATTGGACGGTTCACTGTTTGTTGCCCGTGAAAGCATGGCCAAGACCCAGCGCTATCTTCAGGCGGAGACGTTTATTGAGCAAGCTGCGGCACTCGTCCAGGTCAATCGTCCGGTTCAGGCACAAGCCGCCATCGATCAGGCGCTTGCCCTGGTTCCTGACTATCCGCCCGCCCTCGCAGGGCGCCAAGCTCTCATGCAAAACAAGACCTCAATTATTGATGGTGTTGCCCTTGATGTGACTTCTGATGAACCCATTACACTCAACTTTAAACGGACCAAACTATCGGATGTTTTTAATATTTTAACCAAGCTGACCGGCATTCATTTTATCCTCGACGAAGATGTGCGCGGAACGACCACAACGCTCTACCTGGAACAGGCCACTTTTTCTCAGTCATTGGAACTGCTGTTGCAGATGAACAAACTGGAGAAAAAAATCCTCAACAGCAAAACCATCGTGCTTTTTCCGAAAACCCGTGACAAGCAAAAACAATTTGAGGACCAGATTATCCAGACCTTTTACCTGTCACATCTCGATGCCAAACAGGCCGTCAACCTGTTGCGCACCATGCTGGATGTGCGCAAAGTTTATGTACAGGAGGAGCTCAACGCCATTGTTCTACGTGACGAACTGGATGTTGTCCGGCTGGCTCAAAAACTGATTGAAGCCAATGATCGGGGCAATTCCGAAGTGGTCTTTGATCTTGAGTTGATTGAGGTCAGTCATGATGACACCCGCGAACTTGGCCTGAAGTTGAGTACTTATTCTATGGGGGCCGGATTAAGTGACAAGGGTAGTGGTGTTTTGGTCAATTCCGGTTTATCCGCCGGGGACACGACCAGTGGACTGATCAGTTCTTTTCGCGATCTGGAACCGTTTTATGCTATTCCCACCGCCACGTTTCAGTTCGCTAAAAGTCTGGGAAATACCGAGATTCTGGCCAGTCCGAAGATTCGCGTTCGAAACAAGCAAAAGGCCAAGGTTCATGTGGGCAGCCGTGAGCCGATTATCAGTGCGACAACCAGTGACAGTGTTGTTTCGGAGAGTGTGTCTTATATCGATGTCGGGGTTAAGTTGGATGTCGAACCTGCAATCCAGCTAGATAACACGGTGGTGACCAAGGTTGGTCTAGAGGTCAGTAATGTTTCCAATTCGCAGACCACCAGCAGTGGGACCGTTGCCTATACCATCTCCTCAACCAGTGCTGATACAACTTTGACTCTCAAGGATGGGGAACAAACCGTTATTGGTGGTTTGATTCGAGAGGATAATAAGGCAACTAAAACAAAAATTCCCTTGCTCGGCGAGATCCCGTTGCTTGGCAATCTCTTCAACCACGACGACAGAGAAAAATCCAAGCGGGAAATTTTGTTGTCGATCACGCCGCATATCGTGAAATTGATCAACGTGCCGCAAGGTGATGTGGCAAGTCTCTGGTCGGGGAGTGAGGACGATCTGAAATTCGGACGAAATTTCGGTACATTTGTTGAGGAATACCGTAACGGCCAACAGATTGTTTCGGTGAAATCTTCGACGAGTTCTTCCAACCAGAATTTTGGTGACGAGAATAATGATGACCCCGTGATTGTCGCGGAATCGTTTGAAGCTGTGAAAGATGGGGAGACGGGCTTTGCCGTTACGCAGAACTCGTTGAGCGAGACGGATGTCACGGAAGTGAAGGTGATGGAACCACGTCTGATCATGACCGGAACAGTGTCTGCAACTGTCGGTACGTCGTTTGACGTAGCGGTGGCTGTCGAGGGGATGCCTGAGCTGGTCAATGCACCGTTATTGTTGAGCTATGATCCGCGGATAGTGACATTGATCAGGGTTGATGAGGGTGAGTTTCTTAAACGTAGCTCGGACACTCTGTTTACCTACACCGATTTAAAAGGGCAGGGCAAGATCATCATCAGTCTGAAACAAAAACCGGGGGGGACACCGGTGTCTGGAGCGGGAGAGCTGGTACATCTGATGTTCAAGGCGCTCAAGCCCGGCAATAGCCGTATTGCAACACAACGGGCGAATTTAAAAAATGCACTGGGTGAGGCCATCGCACTTGATCTTGTTGATTGCCGGGTTGAGATTCGTGCCGGGCAATAAAGGGATGCGTCATGCGCCCGCGTGGAGACTTGATCAAGGGCTCAGCTTGATTGAACTGGTGATTGCTCTGGCGATTCTTGCTTTGCTGGCGTCACTGGTTTTGCCCATGGCTGAAGTGACGGTAACGCGCACAAAAGAATTGGAACTTCGTCGGGTACTGCGCGACATACGTACAGCGTTGGATGACTATAAAGCCGATTATGATAAAGCTGTCGCAGCGAAAAAAATTATCGCTAACCTCGCGGACAGCGGCTATCCCAAACAACTTGAAGATTTGATTGAAGGCCGGGATTGGGGTGGCCTTTACGCTCTGCCTAAAAAGTATTTGCGACGGATTCCGCGTGATCCCTTTGATCGCAACCTCAATGGTTGGGGAATGCGTTCTTATCTGGATGACCCTGATTCAGACGCTTGGGGTGGGGAAGACGTTTATGACGTTTATAGCCGAATCGACAAAACTGCTTTGGACGGCAGTTATTACCGCGATTGGTGATGGATAAGTATGTTGACGAGAAAAAATGATAACCGGGGTTTTTCCCTCTTCGAGCTTTTGGCGGTAATGATGATCATGTCTATTCTTGCAGCGATTGCCGTTCCCAGTTACAAGCGCAGTCAGATTAAGGCGAGGGAAACTGTGCTTGCCGAAGACCTTTATCAGATGCGTAAAGCTATTGACGCCTTCTATGCGGATAGAAACCGCTATCCAGATGCCCTGGAAGATCTGGTTGACAACAGCTATCTGCGCACGATCCCTCAGGACCCTTTTACCCGTCGTGTCGATAGCTGGGAATGTCTTCCGCCTCAGGTAACGCCGTCCGACGATGTGGCGCAAGGAGGTTGTTTTGATGTGCGCAGCGGCAGTGACTTGATTGGCGTCAATGGGGTTCCTTATCAGCAATGGTGAAGCAAACGTGTATTACCTGCAACAATGAACAGGGATCCGTGTTGTTGCTGTTGATGGTTGTGCTGATGGTTGTCGGTCTGCTGACTGGTGTGGCTGGCTCAAGTTGGAAGACCATTGTCCAGCGATCTAAAGAAGCTGACCTGCTCTTTAAAGGCAATCAGATCAGAACGGCCATTGGCTGTTATTATGAATTTTCAGCGGGCCCCAAAAAGGCTTCCAATGCCGCAGGGCCAAAAAACTATCCGCGTCGACTCGAAGATCTGCTTGACGATTCACGAACCGTGCAACGCACCAAACATTTGCGTCGTCTCTATGTCGATCCAATGACGGGCAAAGGCTGGGCGCTGATTCTGGATAATGACGGGCAGGGGATCGTCGGTGTTCGTTCGACCTGCACAAAGAAACCATTTCAGCAGGCTGGTTTTAGCGAAGAGAATAAAAATTTTTCCGGAAAACAAAGTTACCGCGACTGGGAATTTGTGTATAAACCTCGCCGAAATAAGGTTGAATGAAGAAAAATATTTCATGCACTTCTTAAACAGATCATGGTACTTCAAAGAAAGGGATAAATCAGACAAGAATGAAGCCGGGCGGAATCTTTCTTGTCTGAAGAAAGGGCTGGCGGGAGAAGGAGATAGGGGTTTTTGTGCGATCACGGCTTCTAGCTTGGTCCTCCCGCCCGAGGTGCTGTTACACAAAAAAGCCCCGACGCTTAAACTGTTCGAGGCTTTTTTTTGTGTAATATTCCTTGGCGATACATCCGCAAGGATGAGTCAGGATGTTTCGTAGGCGTTTAATTTTCGATACAGGGTAGCGATGCCGATATTTAGTGCTTCGGCTGTTTTGGCCTTGTTGCCGTCCAGTGTTTTCAGCGCGGAAAGGATATAGTTTTTTTCCACCTCTTCAAGGCTGCGGATTTCTCCGCTTAAGGCCGGTTGCGGGATGGTCGTCTGCAATTCCTCGGGAAGGTCTTCCAGTTCGATCCGGTTGCCCATGGCCAAAGCAACACCGTATTCGACCACATTTTGTAATTCACGAACATTGCCGGGCCAGTGGTAGCTCAACAGTTGCTTTGCCGCCTGAGGACTGAAGGCGGTGATCTTCCGGTTAGAACGTTTGGCACTCTCGGAAAGAAACACCCGTGCCAGAGGCAGGATGTCATCGTGGCGCTCCCTTACCGGCGGGACCCGCAGTTCAATGACGCGCAGCCGATAATAGAGATCTTGCCGAAAACGCCCTGCAGACACTTCTTCAGACAGATTGCGGTTGGTAGCCGATACGATTCTAAAATCAACCGGTCTGGTTTTGTTTTCGCCGATACGACGGATCTCCTTTTCCTGGAGAACGCGTAAAATTTTGACCTGCATCCCCGCTGAGATCTCACCGATCTCATCGAGAAAAAGCGTCCCGCCGTTGGCCGCTTCAAACAGCCCGACGCTATCTTTGACCGCGCCGGTAAAAGACCCTTTTGCATATCCAAACAGCTCACTTTCCAACAATGATTCCGTCAGGGCTCCACAGTTAAGGGCCACAAAAGGACGTCCGGAACGCGTTGATTCATCGTGAATATATTGAGCAATGCGTTCTTTACCCACCCCGGTTTCTCCGCTGATGACCACGGATGAATCGGTACCGGCGATGCGCTTGGCCAGTTCCGCGGTTTTGCGCATGGCCGGGCTGCGGCAGGAAACACAAGGCAGGTCATCATCGATGTCAAAGCACGACAGTTGTCGTTGGCGATGTTTGAGTTGTTTTTCCACGCTTTTGAGTTTCGAGGTTAACTCCGCCAACACCGCATCAAAAGATTCCTGATGATAATACGACAGTTGGCTTTTATAAGATGTGTCCCACATCTCCTTGAAGCGTCCCTCAATTTGGCATACCGGATCACCCATACCACAGCAGGCTTTTTCAAGAAAGTACACCTCTCTCCCGGTACGGTTGGACACATAACCACTGGCAAACCCGGTCAGGGTCCAGCAGGTTGGCTCATCAGCCGTGCCGAAATGGAGTTGGTGTTGTTCGGCTTCATAGGAATCGTGCCAGGTTCCCTCGACCAGAGGAGCCTCTCCTTTGCCATCTGAGCGGGTGGTTATTCCCGGTGTCATCAGTCCGCACAAAGAGTGCAGGCGTGGTCCGGTGTAAGCGTCTTTGAACAGTTCCGGGTAATCCCGTCTTAACATCTCCGCAGTGCGCCAACCATGAGCATAACCGAATCGCGTCAAGATACCGCGGGCGGTGTGCATTCCCAGCGTGTCAATCAGCTCTTCCCTCAGCAATCCCAGGGCGAGGGCGTCAAAAATAAGCACCCGTTGCCCCATAAATTGGATGACGCCGCTCTCCGATGTGGTGGTCAGCAGTTCACGTAAATCAAGATCTTGTGCGCGCATTATTTATCCTTTCATTTTGATAATAACTTTATCTTTTTGAAAGGAAATGTCAATGGGGTAAAAAGTAAAACTTCGTAATTACAGCTATTTGAGTGTGTGGCATGGCTGGTGCAAAGATATAGCGTCAAAGACGCAATTCGCAAACCCAGTTCAATGGAGGTGAAACAACAATGAAGAACTGTCTGATTTTTTTAACCCTGTTTCTGATGGCGGCCTCGGCGGCCCAGGCGATGAACGTTGGTGGCGCACATGCCGATCTTGATTTTTCCTGCGCAGATTGTCATCACCAGGACGAACCGGAAAAAGCTCCGAGCATGAAGGACTGTCTGGCCTGTCATGGAACCTATGAGGAGTTGGCGGAACTGACCAAGCCGGAAGGGGGGCCCGACCCGACCGATCCGGATACGTTTGCCAATCCGCATCATTCCCATATGGGACCGGTACCGTGCATGGAATGCCATAAAACCCATCAGAAATCAGTGCTGATCTGTGAGGACTGCCACAACTTCGACATGCAGCCGAAGTAGTGCACCTCAAGAGTATTGTCCTTCGTTTGGACAATGTTCATTTTCCAACCTTCAAATGGAGAAGAAACATGAGGAACGTATTGAAAAGATGTCTGTCGGTTTTTGCCGTCGTCGTTGCTGCCACAACGTTTTCACTGCCGGCGTTTGCTGAGCAGGTGATGAATACCGATGTTGTTATCATCGGTGCCGGAACCTCCGGTCTGGCAGCTGGAGTTCAGGCTATTCAGAATGGCAATAAGGTCATTTTGCTGGAAAAGCAGGCGAAAGTTGGCGGTACCGGCAACTTCTGTGAAGGCCTGTTTGCTGCTGAAAGTAAGATCC encodes the following:
- a CDS encoding type II secretion system F family protein, with amino-acid sequence MPNYLCRIGTSDGRIVDKHYESDSREQLRSSLEGQGFHVFRIRRYSLGFFNAFKPTRRRLSGARLLAFNQELLVLLRSGVPVMQIFDTQVEQLEAGALREVISEVREEVRSGSSLSEAFAKFPHFFPPLYIAALRAGEKTGNVPETLSRFLTYQKRVERIRDKVRGATFYPLLLTCAAVFVVIFLILFVVPRFSEIYADANVSLPLMTRLLMTLSRNAIQFWYLLPFAVLVLVGIARLVNNAPSGRLWLDRVRLQLPFIGGLTIDYALSSFGRTLGTTLVSGTPLVEAMRMSRGTLNNCALGQEMMASIRCIEEGVTMSEALGRSGFFPPMALRMIRVGETSGSLTEMLADLADYYESRVEERLDRLTTMIEPVLMMVMGLLIAFIIVAMYVPIFQLAGTVG
- a CDS encoding GspE/PulE family protein, translated to MSSVTSSLQRKRIGRLLVEMGAIAPAQIALLVDKQQQSGRRFGETGVEAGLFSDRDLAQALAQQFGYPFIDLDDVVLDAELVAQLPSGMALKYSLVPLEKHNQILVVAIEDPTRVVDLDQLELQLGLTLQPKIAAKDQIERLIERGAGSQGVLREASEDFKLQLVKETESGDEVLSIDKLTADTSPIIRLVDSTLFDALRKRASDIHIEATDDGVMIKYRVDGVLFQATETIDARFQRPIISRIKVMSELDISEQRIPQDGRFKVRLGGKSIDFRVSIMPTSYGEDAVIRILDKESIAVDMQGLTFKSLGFAERERQRMSKRIREPYGMVLVTGPTGSGKTTTLYAALSEISSVEEKIVTIEDPVEYQVKGIVQIPVNEKKGLTFARGLRSVLRHDPDKIMVGEIRDPETAQIAVQSALTGHLVFTTVHANNVFDVLGRFLHMGIDPYHFVSCLNCVLAQRLVRKLCVHCKRPVIHDPSLLQSYGLSAQESADFYEAAGCKECNGLGYSGRSAIVELLELNDTMREMIAEKRPVAELKRKASDSGTIFLRQAALEKVLSGETTFREIDRVTFAED
- the pilM gene encoding pilus assembly protein PilM, which gives rise to MRPRTSIGLEIRSGQLNAVALQQRGRRFVVTSTQSIDLDEKVLDVRFQHANVCQSEAFIAAVQAVMDPLAVRDRRIAVALPDEAGRLFLLGLDSPFKTDAEGAQLIRWRLKEWLPESLSHRMALDYQILQRQEGGEKRVLAACLHEKVRAQYEALLDKAGFAAQVIDFHALSLYNAYRSRIDLGRDFFLIGIDGNAFSLQVFIDEILAFNRQRQVLAQPQAIFQEINRSLAAVPCDEIMLKRLTVYLHSDWTETVALLDAVSGAFEQPVVLLQAPFSAETTAPGVLADQQTAPRFTVAFGVAQRLLKRVIRWG
- a CDS encoding PilN domain-containing protein produces the protein MGLTINLASRKHLNQRLASLLFGTGLVVLSAVLVLQLWHGFHSFTLEQQYRREVVALKQQLRQSTPKPISAKKMKALQHRYHQALDLWQRDAFHWSALLTRVETLLPEGVRLSSLQPDYAKNTLQLTGEARGLEQLQALLDQLHQADFTHVFLNSQQVVTIADGQGGEHMALQFSLRLQGVF
- the pilO gene encoding type 4a pilus biogenesis protein PilO, coding for MTNVYAILTALWQGYRIRTVLVLILLIAVFVTASLQNFRFAPELQDLRDQKLSLQQQVRQRDMAPAVTTDLTAKRLRHQMERFYEHIPERRDFSVFLGELYSWADDAGLVIDRITFNPQIDPANKLLCYALRFHVMGDYGRIRRFVYLLEYAPRLLIIEKISLVEGRNDSANDASVGLQIDLITYFREPGQ
- a CDS encoding secretin N-terminal domain-containing protein is translated as MKILLKKSLAVRLLCVLLVVMLNGCLGGQAAFRQGQHALRQDNYDQAVMDFLQAVDDNPDSRQYQLMLVDARNKAAVHHTRNGDELFAARRYHDALQEYQLAVELDGSLFVARESMAKTQRYLQAETFIEQAAALVQVNRPVQAQAAIDQALALVPDYPPALAGRQALMQNKTSIIDGVALDVTSDEPITLNFKRTKLSDVFNILTKLTGIHFILDEDVRGTTTTLYLEQATFSQSLELLLQMNKLEKKILNSKTIVLFPKTRDKQKQFEDQIIQTFYLSHLDAKQAVNLLRTMLDVRKVYVQEELNAIVLRDELDVVRLAQKLIEANDRGNSEVVFDLELIEVSHDDTRELGLKLSTYSMGAGLSDKGSGVLVNSGLSAGDTTSGLISSFRDLEPFYAIPTATFQFAKSLGNTEILASPKIRVRNKQKAKVHVGSREPIISATTSDSVVSESVSYIDVGVKLDVEPAIQLDNTVVTKVGLEVSNVSNSQTTSSGTVAYTISSTSADTTLTLKDGEQTVIGGLIREDNKATKTKIPLLGEIPLLGNLFNHDDREKSKREILLSITPHIVKLINVPQGDVASLWSGSEDDLKFGRNFGTFVEEYRNGQQIVSVKSSTSSSNQNFGDENNDDPVIVAESFEAVKDGETGFAVTQNSLSETDVTEVKVMEPRLIMTGTVSATVGTSFDVAVAVEGMPELVNAPLLLSYDPRIVTLIRVDEGEFLKRSSDTLFTYTDLKGQGKIIISLKQKPGGTPVSGAGELVHLMFKALKPGNSRIATQRANLKNALGEAIALDLVDCRVEIRAGQ
- a CDS encoding prepilin-type N-terminal cleavage/methylation domain-containing protein, with product MILLIAGLRFVPGNKGMRHAPAWRLDQGLSLIELVIALAILALLASLVLPMAEVTVTRTKELELRRVLRDIRTALDDYKADYDKAVAAKKIIANLADSGYPKQLEDLIEGRDWGGLYALPKKYLRRIPRDPFDRNLNGWGMRSYLDDPDSDAWGGEDVYDVYSRIDKTALDGSYYRDW
- a CDS encoding type II secretion system protein produces the protein MLTRKNDNRGFSLFELLAVMMIMSILAAIAVPSYKRSQIKARETVLAEDLYQMRKAIDAFYADRNRYPDALEDLVDNSYLRTIPQDPFTRRVDSWECLPPQVTPSDDVAQGGCFDVRSGSDLIGVNGVPYQQW
- a CDS encoding type II secretion system protein, with the protein product MVKQTCITCNNEQGSVLLLLMVVLMVVGLLTGVAGSSWKTIVQRSKEADLLFKGNQIRTAIGCYYEFSAGPKKASNAAGPKNYPRRLEDLLDDSRTVQRTKHLRRLYVDPMTGKGWALILDNDGQGIVGVRSTCTKKPFQQAGFSEENKNFSGKQSYRDWEFVYKPRRNKVE